From the Spiroplasma sp. BIUS-1 genome, one window contains:
- the rnc gene encoding ribonuclease III, producing MHIIDFLLKEFSIEANDKKHYYEALTHNSFSNENRLAKNYQRLEFLGDAILQMKVSDYLYRLFPKSNEGLLTKYRSSIVKQSTLAEISRKIGLGKFIRLGVGELESKGYEKDSILSDIFESLTAAIFLDQNEEVLNKWLEKTIFSDYVINQFLDKSHDFKSELQELIQLEMRSELQYVTVECKKLKNNTAVFTVNAVLDGMVFGTGEGSNKKQAEQEAAKNALSKIKKNK from the coding sequence ATGCATATAATAGATTTTCTTTTAAAAGAATTTTCAATTGAAGCTAATGATAAAAAACATTATTATGAAGCTTTAACTCACAATTCATTTTCAAATGAAAATAGACTTGCTAAAAACTATCAAAGACTGGAATTTTTGGGAGATGCAATTCTTCAAATGAAAGTTAGTGACTATCTTTATAGATTGTTTCCTAAATCAAATGAAGGATTATTAACAAAATATAGAAGCTCTATTGTTAAACAATCAACTTTAGCTGAAATATCAAGAAAAATAGGTCTAGGAAAATTTATAAGACTAGGTGTTGGTGAATTAGAATCTAAAGGATATGAAAAAGATTCAATTCTTTCAGATATTTTTGAATCACTAACAGCTGCAATATTCTTAGATCAAAACGAAGAAGTGTTAAATAAATGACTTGAAAAGACAATATTTAGTGATTATGTAATAAACCAATTCTTAGATAAATCACATGACTTTAAATCAGAATTACAAGAACTAATTCAACTAGAAATGAGAAGTGAACTTCAATATGTTACGGTTGAGTGTAAAAAACTGAAAAATAATACTGCAGTATTTACTGTAAATGCAGTATTAGATGGAATGGTTTTTGGAACTGGTGAGGGAAGCAATAAAAAACAAGCTGAACAAGAGGCTGCAAAGAACGCTTTATCTAAAATTAAAAAAAATAAATAA
- the plsX gene encoding phosphate acyltransferase PlsX — protein sequence MEYKVIAFDVMGSDNGLIPAVDAAIKLLGEQKDLKIIFVGDEVALKKELSSRKHNPDQVEVVNATEVIEMTDGIMDIRRKKDSSMVRALELVRDGKANGVTTGGATAPFIAGCHFIIKKMDGIERPGFMPVIPTSVKGKITLMLDVGANLECDPEDLVNFAIMATAYSKAVNGIDNPKVALLNIGEEKSKGLELHKATYKLLEENQEINFVGNIESRYLASGQVDIIVTDGYTGNVALKALEGMGKTLLTEIKSAITKTLFRKLAALRLKKAFKEVAAKFDYKNHAGAILLGANSIAFKSHGSSDKVAFYATLKMTYNAIKNDVVNKVKKALDK from the coding sequence ATGGAATATAAAGTAATAGCGTTTGACGTTATGGGTTCAGATAATGGTTTAATTCCAGCAGTTGATGCTGCAATTAAACTTTTAGGTGAGCAAAAAGATTTAAAAATAATCTTTGTTGGTGATGAAGTTGCCTTAAAAAAAGAATTATCATCAAGAAAACACAATCCAGATCAAGTTGAAGTTGTTAATGCAACTGAAGTTATTGAAATGACTGACGGAATAATGGATATTAGAAGAAAAAAAGATTCAAGTATGGTGAGAGCACTAGAACTTGTTAGAGACGGAAAAGCAAATGGTGTAACTACTGGTGGTGCTACAGCTCCTTTTATAGCTGGTTGTCACTTTATAATTAAAAAAATGGATGGTATTGAAAGACCTGGATTTATGCCAGTAATTCCGACAAGCGTTAAAGGAAAAATAACTTTAATGTTAGATGTTGGAGCAAACTTAGAATGTGATCCAGAAGACCTAGTGAACTTTGCAATCATGGCTACAGCATATTCAAAAGCTGTAAACGGAATTGATAATCCAAAAGTTGCTTTACTAAACATTGGTGAAGAAAAATCAAAAGGATTAGAATTACACAAAGCAACTTACAAGTTATTAGAAGAAAACCAAGAAATTAATTTTGTTGGTAATATTGAATCAAGATATTTAGCAAGTGGTCAAGTAGATATTATTGTAACTGATGGATATACTGGAAACGTTGCTTTAAAAGCGCTTGAAGGTATGGGAAAAACTCTACTTACTGAAATAAAATCTGCAATAACAAAAACTTTATTTAGAAAATTAGCTGCATTAAGATTGAAAAAAGCATTTAAAGAAGTGGCTGCAAAATTTGATTATAAAAATCATGCTGGAGCAATCCTTTTAGGAGCAAATAGTATTGCTTTTAAATCACATGGATCAAGTGATAAAGTTGCTTTCTATGCTACTTTAAAAATGACATACAATGCAATTAAAAATGACGTTGTAAATAAAGTAAAGAAAGCTTTGGATAAATAA
- a CDS encoding ABC transporter permease, with product MKNIFKSYMKAFIKAWVETLGTIVFLMIFTMLIFGMLSTPLQLSLKATDVKRQTNFWQQQWQSAGWLDEEFVEKLILENKSVNFEYEGMNFEIKKPDGGWLTKETLQLVEDYAEETVNEQTGVNESNKPELIRQEKVSAAKDLIWLYENQGDETTTSRFKTTQTPNRVLTISNIYTPDAKNEISMSKEIGYTNRSFKNYIAFNMLEQLKQQSEETFKYELFINSNIKMDKSIGASEQFTYNMSSATSLSGTDEFNINNVVLQSGRLPKENNEIVVSDAYAKKQNKKIGDKISLGVNKSFEGSPKPGKTEEFTVVGIGLKYSALTPVGFSSFKDSIDDYAQIFFKNTFFTDSSSKYSYKQIFEPDDFKYDAKSGFYLNTWTEVFITKNDRQYNLNELFTKTYTSNSNNKDSNEFSLFRPGTTLFKAAKSYTTIDKLTSLYIITWIYVVIGSILFILGFMFILFVLKKEINNTRKQLGVFKSLGYTTKELTWVFAVKTFLTMIIGIGIGYLLSFPFQIDSATKQFSTFVIFDFSVIYASPVFLMVLTIIVPLLFAGLSYLIIFKFLNEGALSLLTVGPKKSKADKLVLVLKIIFFPALIYSLINWLVLRSLRKRNKGFTFRMQHAFVSAGKGKFALIMGLFIFSSFLFTLQLRAMPVIKNMIEGGYNIYTKEVNHLYDLNSVVPVNAKNGKISQDIKKENYGIKFTNIDEDKNQSVENYVRNNQEYEATNNFSEVMTLIADKRKVSLDKPLENLVQSGKLYLEAIDTDLGKGTKIANATPENMPGLFLNDFGKLACISPIGLMGDKPYMGSCNDVESFKPYLFDFLNGLQSGQTKLSNKINPFPANDAFFTLLSTFSKMKEGVNPLLSVNNILFNGNQEALQTSLSYHVEGNSDVDISNSLIKFIDTTNKIGGNTREIVNFDSISDKQMNELSEVNGDHLNAIISFRLSKILNKEIGDTFDIVVGKDVKVKIRVAAINANDTLMQDIYTDYTASIKLINGEDKFDENKLLFNTLISNKKASEGIIDLTNIAASMNSFTYSRDTYAMASSPNSPWLASIMIPMTPKPKASTLFMDPSVITLPILKSVIDQVLGKMTNAMLMYILIDVVLLIILLIVIMNIIITDSINVITIMRSLGYTNGQINWMVMGKYVSGAAISYIFAFIASIGVWHFIQSFVWARFTVLIALPSLPWIPFVSAIILGAILYIGWMAAMLQIKKRPLTLLVS from the coding sequence ATGAAAAATATATTTAAATCTTATATGAAAGCTTTTATAAAAGCTTGAGTAGAGACTTTAGGAACAATTGTGTTTCTAATGATTTTTACAATGTTAATTTTTGGTATGTTATCAACACCATTGCAATTATCTTTAAAAGCAACGGATGTTAAAAGACAAACTAATTTTTGACAACAACAATGACAAAGTGCGGGATGGCTAGATGAAGAGTTTGTAGAAAAACTTATTCTGGAAAATAAAAGTGTAAATTTTGAATATGAGGGAATGAATTTTGAAATAAAAAAACCAGATGGAGGTTGGCTGACAAAAGAAACTTTACAATTAGTAGAAGATTATGCAGAAGAAACTGTAAATGAGCAAACAGGAGTTAATGAATCAAATAAACCAGAACTTATTAGACAAGAGAAAGTAAGTGCTGCAAAAGATTTAATTTGATTGTATGAAAATCAAGGTGATGAAACAACAACAAGTCGTTTCAAAACTACACAAACCCCAAATAGAGTACTAACAATTAGTAATATATATACCCCTGATGCTAAAAATGAAATATCTATGAGCAAAGAAATTGGATACACAAACAGATCTTTTAAAAATTATATTGCTTTTAATATGCTTGAACAATTAAAACAACAATCAGAAGAAACTTTCAAATATGAACTTTTTATAAATTCAAATATAAAAATGGACAAGAGTATTGGTGCAAGTGAACAATTTACTTATAACATGTCTAGTGCAACTTCTTTAAGTGGTACCGACGAATTCAATATTAATAATGTTGTTTTACAATCGGGTAGATTACCAAAAGAGAATAATGAAATTGTTGTAAGTGACGCTTATGCAAAAAAACAAAATAAAAAAATCGGAGATAAAATATCTCTTGGTGTTAATAAATCATTTGAAGGTTCACCAAAACCTGGTAAAACAGAAGAATTCACTGTAGTTGGAATTGGGTTGAAATACAGCGCTCTTACTCCGGTTGGTTTCAGTTCTTTTAAAGATTCAATTGATGATTATGCACAAATATTTTTCAAAAATACATTTTTTACTGATTCAAGTTCAAAATATAGTTATAAACAAATTTTTGAACCAGATGACTTTAAGTATGATGCAAAATCAGGTTTTTATTTAAATACTTGAACAGAAGTTTTTATTACTAAAAACGATAGACAATATAATTTAAATGAACTATTTACAAAAACATATACATCAAATTCTAATAACAAGGATTCAAATGAATTTAGTTTATTTAGACCTGGAACAACTTTATTTAAAGCTGCAAAATCATATACAACAATAGATAAATTAACAAGCTTGTATATAATTACATGAATTTATGTTGTTATAGGATCAATTTTATTTATTTTAGGATTCATGTTTATATTATTTGTTCTTAAAAAAGAAATTAACAATACAAGAAAACAACTAGGTGTATTTAAATCACTTGGTTATACAACAAAAGAATTAACATGAGTTTTTGCTGTAAAAACATTCTTAACAATGATAATTGGAATAGGAATTGGTTATTTACTTTCATTCCCGTTCCAAATAGATTCAGCAACAAAACAATTTAGTACATTTGTTATTTTTGACTTTAGCGTTATATACGCTTCTCCAGTATTTTTAATGGTATTAACAATAATTGTTCCATTATTGTTTGCTGGGTTAAGTTACTTAATTATATTTAAGTTCTTAAATGAGGGAGCTTTATCTTTACTAACTGTTGGTCCAAAAAAATCAAAAGCTGACAAATTAGTTTTAGTTCTAAAAATAATATTCTTCCCAGCTTTAATTTATTCTTTAATAAATTGATTAGTATTAAGAAGTCTTAGAAAAAGAAATAAAGGATTTACATTTAGAATGCAACACGCTTTTGTTTCGGCTGGAAAAGGTAAGTTTGCACTTATTATGGGACTATTTATATTCAGTTCTTTCTTGTTCACATTACAATTAAGAGCCATGCCTGTAATCAAAAATATGATTGAAGGTGGTTACAATATTTATACAAAAGAAGTTAACCACTTATATGATCTAAACAGTGTTGTTCCTGTAAATGCAAAAAACGGAAAAATATCTCAAGACATCAAAAAAGAAAACTATGGTATAAAATTCACAAATATTGATGAAGATAAAAATCAAAGTGTTGAGAATTATGTAAGAAATAATCAAGAATATGAAGCTACAAACAACTTTTCAGAAGTAATGACATTAATTGCAGATAAAAGAAAAGTTTCTTTGGATAAACCTTTAGAAAATTTAGTGCAATCAGGAAAGTTGTATCTAGAAGCTATTGATACAGATTTAGGTAAAGGCACAAAAATAGCAAATGCAACTCCTGAAAATATGCCAGGATTATTCTTAAATGATTTTGGAAAATTGGCATGTATTTCTCCAATTGGTTTAATGGGTGATAAACCCTATATGGGAAGTTGTAATGATGTTGAATCATTTAAACCTTACTTATTCGATTTCTTAAATGGTTTACAATCAGGACAAACAAAATTAAGCAATAAGATTAATCCATTCCCTGCAAATGATGCATTCTTTACATTATTATCAACTTTCTCAAAAATGAAAGAAGGAGTAAATCCGTTATTGAGTGTAAACAATATATTATTTAATGGAAATCAAGAAGCTCTTCAAACAAGTCTTTCTTACCATGTAGAAGGTAATTCAGATGTTGATATTAGTAACTCTTTAATTAAATTTATTGATACTACAAATAAAATCGGTGGAAATACAAGAGAGATCGTTAACTTCGATTCAATAAGTGATAAACAAATGAATGAACTTTCTGAAGTCAACGGCGATCATTTAAATGCAATAATATCATTTAGATTGTCAAAAATATTAAATAAAGAAATTGGCGATACTTTTGATATAGTTGTAGGAAAAGATGTAAAAGTAAAAATTAGAGTTGCTGCAATAAATGCAAATGATACTCTAATGCAAGATATTTATACAGACTATACTGCATCAATTAAATTAATAAATGGTGAAGACAAATTTGATGAAAATAAATTATTATTCAATACTTTAATTAGTAATAAAAAAGCAAGTGAAGGAATAATTGACTTAACAAATATAGCTGCATCTATGAATTCATTTACTTATTCAAGAGACACATATGCTATGGCTTCAAGTCCTAATAGTCCTTGACTTGCAAGCATAATGATTCCTATGACTCCTAAACCAAAAGCAAGTACATTGTTTATGGACCCTTCAGTAATTACTTTACCAATTCTAAAATCTGTAATTGATCAAGTTTTAGGAAAAATGACAAACGCAATGTTAATGTACATTTTAATTGACGTAGTTTTATTGATTATTTTACTAATAGTAATTATGAATATTATTATTACTGATTCAATTAATGTAATTACAATTATGAGATCACTTGGTTATACAAATGGTCAAATTAACTGAATGGTTATGGGTAAATATGTAAGTGGAGCTGCAATTAGTTATATATTTGCATTCATTGCATCAATTGGGGTATGACACTTCATACAATCCTTTGTTTGAGCAAGATTTACAGTATTAATAGCATTGCCTTCATTACCTTGAATACCATTTGTTTCAGCAATAATTTTAGGAGCAATCCTTTATATTGGATGAATGGCAGCAATGCTACAAATCAAAAAAAGACCTCTTACATTGCTAGTAAGTTAA
- a CDS encoding DAK2 domain-containing protein, whose product MKNAQILKGMITSGVNNLYNNYPHIDKLNVFPVPDGDTGTNMNLTCTNGFAEIENEDFENIGSLMAKFSRGLIMGARGNSGVIFSQIIKGFSNGMKDKENLDLETWKDSFAKAKEVAYAAVMKPVEGTILTVIRETSEFVNSITDELTPDDFWDKVVVAANKSLDGTPDLLPALKEVGVVDSGGYGLVKFLEGMQYFINKLKPVAKLKKLEENTGANIEMAIEDEFGYCTEAIVMLNDEFINKLKVDTVRNTFEQYGNTSIVAVMDGDILKIHTHALMPGQVLSYLQQFGEFRTIKAENMTLQADRHVSNTADESSARSTAQKQRTLKNEVATIAVVRSKGMEDYFKNELSVDYVIDGGSKMNPSTKDFMTAIEAVDAKKVYIFPNDSNVLLAAKQAKDLEKMSKVVVIETKTIPQGITAYLNLDTDESAKKNESNIAKAIKNVVSVSINKAARDATIDGVNIKTGEYMMTADKKITISAKTLNDVFTKSLSKYITSKTEILTIFTGQDASFKDINDLRKYLDENHDVEYEVIDGQQEVYSFIIGIE is encoded by the coding sequence ATGAAAAATGCACAAATTTTAAAAGGTATGATAACAAGTGGGGTTAATAATTTATATAATAATTATCCTCATATAGATAAGTTGAATGTTTTCCCTGTACCAGATGGTGATACAGGAACAAACATGAATTTAACTTGTACCAACGGATTTGCTGAAATAGAAAATGAAGACTTTGAGAATATTGGGTCATTAATGGCTAAATTTTCTAGAGGTCTAATTATGGGTGCTCGAGGAAATTCGGGTGTTATCTTCTCTCAAATTATCAAAGGTTTTTCAAATGGGATGAAAGACAAAGAAAACTTGGATCTTGAAACATGAAAAGATTCTTTTGCAAAGGCTAAAGAAGTTGCATATGCAGCTGTTATGAAGCCTGTTGAAGGAACAATTTTAACTGTTATTCGTGAAACAAGTGAGTTTGTTAACTCTATAACAGATGAACTTACTCCAGATGATTTCTGAGATAAAGTTGTAGTGGCTGCAAACAAATCATTAGACGGAACTCCAGATTTATTACCTGCACTTAAAGAGGTTGGAGTTGTTGATAGTGGTGGTTATGGTTTAGTTAAATTCTTAGAGGGTATGCAATACTTTATTAACAAACTAAAACCAGTAGCTAAATTAAAAAAACTTGAAGAAAATACAGGTGCTAATATTGAAATGGCCATTGAAGATGAGTTTGGATACTGTACTGAAGCTATCGTTATGCTAAATGACGAATTTATCAATAAATTAAAAGTTGATACAGTAAGAAACACATTTGAACAGTACGGAAACACTTCAATTGTTGCAGTTATGGATGGAGATATTTTGAAAATCCATACACATGCTTTAATGCCTGGACAGGTATTATCATATTTACAACAATTTGGTGAGTTCAGAACTATCAAGGCTGAAAATATGACATTACAAGCAGATAGACATGTTTCTAACACCGCTGATGAATCATCAGCAAGATCTACAGCACAAAAACAACGTACATTGAAAAATGAAGTTGCTACAATTGCTGTTGTTAGATCAAAAGGTATGGAAGATTACTTTAAAAACGAATTGAGCGTTGATTATGTTATTGATGGAGGATCAAAAATGAATCCTTCAACAAAAGACTTTATGACTGCAATTGAAGCAGTTGACGCTAAAAAAGTTTATATCTTCCCTAACGATTCAAACGTATTATTAGCTGCAAAACAAGCAAAAGATCTTGAGAAAATGTCAAAAGTTGTTGTTATTGAAACAAAAACTATTCCTCAAGGAATCACTGCTTACTTGAACTTAGACACTGATGAAAGTGCTAAGAAAAATGAATCAAATATCGCTAAAGCAATCAAAAACGTTGTTTCTGTTTCAATCAACAAAGCAGCGAGAGATGCAACTATTGATGGAGTTAACATCAAAACAGGCGAATACATGATGACAGCTGATAAAAAAATCACAATATCTGCTAAGACATTAAATGATGTGTTTACAAAATCATTGTCAAAATATATAACTTCAAAAACTGAAATCTTGACAATATTTACTGGACAAGATGCATCATTTAAAGATATCAACGACTTACGTAAGTATTTAGATGAAAATCATGATGTTGAGTATGAAGTAATAGATGGACAACAAGAAGTATACTCATTCATTATTGGTATTGAATAG
- a CDS encoding Asp23/Gls24 family envelope stress response protein, which translates to MEELMIDKVILDSISDAVVTVPGVASFANFAAKSASELKTEDISKAVELTSADITDRVKVHIILINGVNIRDVVKEVQIRVKYELEKLSQFVRNYIVDVAVDDLIVL; encoded by the coding sequence ATGGAGGAACTTATGATAGATAAAGTTATTTTAGATTCAATATCAGATGCTGTAGTTACAGTACCCGGAGTTGCGTCTTTTGCAAACTTTGCTGCAAAGTCAGCCTCAGAATTAAAAACTGAAGATATCTCAAAAGCTGTTGAATTAACATCAGCTGATATTACTGATAGGGTAAAGGTGCATATAATTCTAATCAATGGAGTTAATATACGCGACGTTGTCAAAGAAGTTCAAATACGTGTAAAGTATGAATTGGAGAAATTGTCTCAGTTCGTGCGAAATTATATTGTTGATGTTGCTGTAGACGATCTTATTGTTCTTTAG
- the rpmB gene encoding 50S ribosomal protein L28, with product MARKDGLTGKGPLSGNSRSHAMNANKRKWNLNLQKVQVMDENGKVMTLKVSARTLRTLKKNNQLAK from the coding sequence ATGGCAAGAAAAGACGGTTTAACAGGTAAAGGTCCTTTGTCAGGTAATTCAAGATCACATGCTATGAATGCCAACAAAAGAAAATGAAACCTTAACTTACAGAAAGTTCAAGTTATGGATGAAAATGGTAAAGTTATGACTTTAAAAGTTTCAGCCAGAACTCTAAGAACTTTGAAAAAAAACAATCAGTTAGCAAAATAA
- a CDS encoding glycerophosphodiester phosphodiesterase family protein, with product MKKAFYFLLSIFLLLSSLLTVSCSNYDYARQGDPILIAHAGGAIDGNSYTNSLDAMNKSYEDGFRYFELDFMTTSDDKIVAIHDWDRWFKDNNKKKIPTHEEFMNSKIKGKYSPLDIATLNVWFKEHEDAYLITDKINDPKRFLTEFDYPKRTYMELFSKQAVIEANEIGFGNTLLSLHAFTYGDKLIDFMLENNVKYITTSYNVSPRKKKFIKKAKSKDISTFFFFDANKPVTSEKMNDKYNYIDGFYLEEFSQYKPQ from the coding sequence ATGAAAAAAGCATTTTATTTTTTATTGTCTATTTTTTTATTACTTTCCTCTCTTCTTACAGTTAGTTGTTCCAACTATGACTATGCAAGACAAGGAGATCCAATTTTAATAGCTCATGCCGGTGGTGCTATTGATGGTAATTCTTATACAAATTCTTTAGATGCAATGAACAAATCTTATGAAGATGGGTTCAGATATTTTGAACTTGATTTTATGACAACGAGTGATGATAAAATAGTTGCCATTCATGATTGAGATAGATGATTTAAAGATAATAACAAGAAAAAAATACCAACCCACGAAGAATTTATGAATTCTAAAATAAAAGGTAAATACAGTCCTTTAGATATAGCCACACTTAATGTTTGATTTAAAGAACATGAAGATGCTTATCTAATAACAGATAAGATAAATGATCCAAAGAGATTCTTAACTGAATTTGATTATCCAAAAAGAACTTATATGGAATTATTTTCAAAACAAGCCGTTATAGAAGCTAATGAAATAGGGTTTGGAAATACTTTATTATCTTTACACGCATTTACTTATGGAGATAAATTAATAGATTTTATGTTGGAAAATAATGTTAAATACATTACAACAAGTTACAATGTATCACCAAGAAAGAAAAAATTTATTAAAAAAGCTAAAAGCAAAGATATAAGTACATTTTTCTTTTTCGATGCAAATAAACCTGTTACATCTGAAAAAATGAATGATAAATATAACTACATTGATGGTTTTTATCTTGAAGAGTTTTCACAATATAAACCACAATAA
- a CDS encoding thiamine diphosphokinase: protein MKDKALIVISETNINLKPFEKSHFIMGIERGCLSLIEKNIRIDLAMSDFDQVTNQELESIKVNANEFIKLDSEKDFLDGIAAIKYLKENGYKDITMVVKPSKRYDMNLTIIEYVFKHELKIINDDSIIFKIKKGINCLEFNNYQDYTYVSLFSLEDNVITIKGMKYEVEKANLEALNSFAYSNEFIPYVNGEIEVEKEAMIIMTK, encoded by the coding sequence TTGAAGGATAAGGCTTTAATTGTTATTAGTGAAACAAATATAAATCTTAAACCTTTTGAAAAAAGCCACTTTATAATGGGTATTGAAAGAGGTTGTTTGAGTCTTATTGAAAAAAATATAAGAATTGACTTAGCAATGTCTGATTTTGATCAAGTAACCAATCAAGAATTAGAATCGATAAAAGTAAATGCAAATGAATTTATAAAATTAGATTCAGAAAAAGACTTTTTAGATGGAATTGCTGCTATAAAATATTTAAAAGAAAATGGTTACAAAGATATAACTATGGTTGTGAAACCTTCTAAAAGATATGATATGAACTTAACAATAATTGAGTATGTATTTAAACATGAATTAAAAATAATAAACGATGATTCAATTATTTTTAAAATAAAAAAAGGTATCAATTGTTTAGAATTTAATAATTATCAAGACTATACATATGTTTCTTTATTCAGTTTAGAAGATAATGTTATTACAATAAAAGGGATGAAATATGAAGTTGAAAAAGCTAATTTAGAAGCTTTAAATTCATTTGCTTATTCTAATGAGTTTATTCCATATGTAAATGGGGAAATAGAAGTCGAAAAAGAAGCAATGATAATAATGACAAAATAA
- the rpe gene encoding ribulose-phosphate 3-epimerase has translation MKKYIVAPSILTANFLDLKKDLDNLQDAGIEWIHYDVMDYNFVPNLSFGPKILSDIVNKYNFKMDLHLMVKIVNLSVEEYLKPFVLKNVEQITLHFEALSETQIEDFIEFCQKNNLKASLSINPNTEVKEIEKYLSKIQNVLVMSVQPGFGGQSFIPNSVDKIKELQKIKQENNYSYLVQVDGGINQETYKLVQQAGVDMIVAGSYLVGENISNLRERVVNLEG, from the coding sequence ATGAAAAAATATATAGTAGCTCCGAGTATTTTGACTGCAAACTTCTTAGATCTAAAAAAGGACTTAGATAATTTGCAAGATGCTGGAATAGAGTGAATACATTATGATGTAATGGATTATAATTTTGTTCCTAACTTATCTTTTGGACCCAAAATATTATCAGATATAGTGAATAAATATAATTTTAAAATGGACTTACACTTAATGGTTAAAATAGTTAACCTGAGTGTTGAAGAATACTTAAAACCTTTTGTATTAAAAAATGTAGAGCAAATAACTCTACACTTTGAAGCATTAAGTGAAACTCAAATCGAAGATTTTATTGAATTTTGTCAAAAAAATAATTTAAAAGCTTCACTGTCTATTAATCCAAATACAGAAGTAAAAGAAATAGAAAAATATCTTTCAAAAATTCAAAACGTTCTTGTTATGAGTGTTCAACCTGGTTTTGGAGGTCAAAGTTTTATTCCAAATTCTGTAGATAAAATAAAAGAATTACAAAAAATAAAACAAGAAAATAATTATAGTTACCTTGTTCAAGTTGATGGTGGAATTAATCAAGAAACATATAAATTAGTTCAACAAGCAGGAGTTGATATGATTGTTGCTGGAAGTTACTTGGTAGGAGAAAATATATCAAATTTAAGAGAGCGAGTTGTTAATCTTGAAGGATAA
- the rsgA gene encoding ribosome small subunit-dependent GTPase A, protein MNKGIILKILSEYAYVLFEENLYECKATGKIRHSNKKPTTGDYVEFEIIDQDNFKGSLTNILERKNELYRPRISNIDQVVIITSLKDPVLNTYTLNKYLFFVESLGIKPVLAFTKVDLANTKDIEVERAKEYKKLGYETYLINNMIDTDKEWVSFLKSLESKTSVFTGQTGAGKSTTLNHIIPNLFEKTQEISKALNRGKHTTTKNELFIYKDALIGDTPGFSSFEYKEIEAEEIALSIEFFKNTSCKFNNCLHINNTPGCGVIKSVSEGTFPEFIYNDYVKVQSEIEEQSKRRKY, encoded by the coding sequence ATGAATAAAGGTATAATTTTAAAAATATTAAGTGAGTATGCTTATGTTCTTTTTGAAGAAAATCTTTATGAGTGCAAAGCAACAGGGAAAATAAGACATAGCAACAAAAAACCTACAACAGGAGACTATGTAGAATTTGAAATAATAGATCAAGATAACTTCAAAGGTTCTTTAACAAATATATTGGAAAGAAAAAATGAACTTTATAGACCTAGAATTTCTAATATTGATCAAGTTGTTATAATAACTTCTTTGAAAGACCCTGTATTAAATACATATACATTAAATAAGTATCTATTTTTTGTTGAGTCTTTAGGTATTAAACCAGTATTGGCATTTACAAAAGTTGATTTAGCAAACACGAAAGATATAGAAGTTGAAAGAGCAAAGGAATATAAAAAACTAGGCTATGAAACTTATTTAATAAACAACATGATAGACACAGATAAAGAGTGAGTTAGCTTTTTGAAAAGTCTAGAAAGCAAAACTTCAGTTTTCACAGGGCAAACCGGAGCTGGTAAATCAACTACTTTAAATCATATAATTCCTAATCTATTTGAAAAAACTCAAGAAATTTCGAAAGCTTTAAATAGGGGAAAACATACAACTACAAAAAATGAGCTATTCATTTATAAAGATGCTTTAATTGGTGACACTCCCGGTTTTTCTTCTTTTGAATATAAGGAAATAGAAGCAGAAGAAATTGCTTTAAGTATTGAGTTCTTTAAAAACACAAGTTGTAAGTTTAATAATTGCTTACATATAAACAACACACCTGGTTGTGGAGTTATAAAATCTGTAAGTGAAGGTACTTTCCCAGAGTTTATATACAATGATTATGTTAAAGTACAATCTGAAATTGAAGAACAATCTAAAAGGAGAAAATATTAA